Proteins encoded by one window of Bradyrhizobium sp. B097:
- a CDS encoding ATP-binding protein — protein sequence MTVAIEMGQTTAGASAAIDLEELLATRLLVQGNSGSGKSHLLRRLLEQSAPWVQQTIIDPEGDFVTLAERFGHLVIDAEDHTERSLQVAGERVRIHRVSTVLNLEGLDAENQMRRAAAFLGGMFEVARDHWYPMLVVVDEAQLFAPAIAGEVSDEARKLSLGAMTNLMCRGRKRGLAGIIATQRLAKLAKNVAAEASNFLMGRTFLDIDMARAADLLGMERRQAEAFRDLERGQFMALGPALSRRPLGLRIGPTDTQPRNAAPRLMPLPEAALEDARAIILAAPPPETAARPPRRTPPPDLLSQLMAAKQPAPEQDPEATEPPPSAEQLAERRERLDRILRAILAEPDAGFRAIGVLYQEFVVRCRIEGLGAVVPELTDFRRMLTRARAGLGTEMAEDDAWQDVSLRAAILPEDMQGVFMMIARAAKEGWPCPSDAAIARAYGTHSLRRARHLLTYIEEQGLIVCQLDGAGRRIVTLVELAWATAAADPNADEAPAEAVSNSSSL from the coding sequence ATGACCGTAGCGATCGAGATGGGACAGACGACGGCCGGCGCTTCGGCGGCCATCGACCTCGAGGAGCTATTGGCGACGCGCCTGTTGGTGCAGGGCAATTCCGGTTCCGGCAAATCCCATCTGCTGCGCCGGCTGCTGGAACAGAGCGCACCATGGGTGCAGCAGACCATCATCGATCCCGAGGGTGACTTCGTGACCCTGGCCGAGCGATTCGGTCACCTCGTCATCGATGCCGAGGACCATACCGAGCGCAGCCTGCAGGTCGCCGGCGAGCGCGTGCGCATCCATCGCGTCTCGACCGTGCTCAATCTCGAGGGGCTCGACGCCGAGAATCAGATGCGGCGCGCCGCGGCCTTCCTCGGCGGCATGTTCGAGGTTGCCCGCGACCACTGGTATCCGATGCTGGTGGTGGTGGACGAGGCGCAGCTGTTCGCGCCGGCGATCGCGGGCGAAGTGTCCGACGAGGCGCGCAAGCTCTCGCTCGGCGCGATGACCAATTTGATGTGCCGCGGCCGCAAGCGCGGGCTTGCCGGGATCATCGCGACCCAGCGGCTGGCCAAGCTCGCCAAGAATGTCGCCGCCGAAGCATCGAACTTCCTGATGGGCCGGACCTTCCTCGACATCGACATGGCGCGCGCCGCCGACCTGCTCGGCATGGAGCGGCGGCAGGCGGAGGCGTTCCGCGACCTGGAGCGCGGACAATTCATGGCGCTGGGGCCCGCGCTCTCCCGCCGTCCGCTGGGCTTGCGCATCGGTCCAACCGACACCCAACCGCGCAACGCGGCGCCGCGGCTGATGCCGCTGCCTGAAGCGGCGCTCGAAGACGCGCGCGCGATTATCCTGGCTGCGCCGCCGCCTGAAACGGCGGCCAGGCCGCCGCGCCGGACACCGCCGCCCGACCTGCTCAGCCAGCTGATGGCCGCCAAGCAGCCGGCACCGGAGCAAGATCCCGAAGCCACGGAGCCGCCGCCGAGCGCCGAGCAGCTGGCCGAGCGGCGTGAGCGGCTGGATCGCATCCTGCGCGCGATCCTCGCCGAGCCCGACGCCGGCTTCCGCGCCATCGGCGTGCTCTATCAGGAGTTCGTGGTCCGCTGCCGGATCGAGGGTCTCGGTGCCGTCGTGCCCGAGCTAACCGATTTTCGCCGCATGCTGACGCGCGCCCGCGCCGGGCTCGGCACCGAGATGGCGGAGGACGACGCGTGGCAGGATGTCTCGCTGCGTGCCGCCATCCTGCCCGAGGACATGCAGGGCGTCTTCATGATGATCGCCCGTGCCGCGAAGGAAGGCTGGCCCTGCCCGAGCGATGCAGCGATCGCCCGCGCCTATGGCACGCACTCGCTGCGCCGCGCCCGGCATCTTCTGACCTACATCGAGGAGCAAGGCCTCATTGTCTGCCAGCTTGACGGTGCCGGCCGGCGGATCGTGACACTCGTCGAGCTCGCCTGGGCCACGGCCGCGGCCGACCCGAATGCCGACGAAGCGCCGGCGGAAGCGGTCTCCAACAGCTCGTCGCTGTGA
- a CDS encoding SUMF1/EgtB/PvdO family nonheme iron enzyme, whose amino-acid sequence MLPEQLLQGEVEVHRWFISYHSPERPLAERIKQGIETHDATASIFFAPASMRAGGFWTNQLAQEIATSTVFVLVLGECGIGPWQVLEYGEALDRKVAHDDLPIIVLLQEGQTAPGLPFLRRLHWIVSADLSSAATIALLFRAAANSTETPQALWRYTSPYRGLSAMEQKDSDYFFGRAKETTQVLRSLHNYPDKVPILLGNSGVGKSSVAQAGVLAAMVRQRWPEESAEAWPASFSNSRRWCVLSFRPGATPIKSLVEAFLATWQLDGTTTEWPDRRKLWIEKLLEEKLDLQDLIDQTCRRYVELNQVPPASFFLYVDQGEELYLRSDPNQRQCFSKLLERGVADGRIRALMSMRSDFLGELQSDAPLYRAHIQINVPPLREDQLLQVVGGPAKLLSARFESDTLADDLAKRAADDSIKDAGALPLLSYLLDGMWKQMVERGDGILRLPHQSIDLGRVLVDRANLFISSNPESENALRRIFTLRLATVREDGEPTRRRASRSEFSDAEWRLVTQLANDPYRLLSTFTPEMTTTASEPQDGERIPGRTFYAEVAHEAIFRRWDKLRSWISSEREFLTWRTGLELARRAWDSAPSDSKDEALLLGLALKQALTWLASRAEDIPVKDREFITRSRSSLRSRRLRTQAALVATVALILSAVGLWEYGRSEYLTAIKEAYFRFAKASAKSDQQVLALGRGQPFADCIGCPEMVAIPVEPFLMGAPGTQGLARERPQHRVSLTKPFAVSTNEITFDEWNLCVANGDCEARHAAWEDGNRPVINITWNDAKQYTGWLSRVTRQRYRLLSEAEWEYSARAGGQGLYSFGNDDDALLKQYAWYDANSDGRTNPAGSKKANAFGLHDMHGNVAEWVEDCAFYEYSTKEPDGSPWVAANCGKRVIRGGSWRYGPFALRSAARDSAGIDTFDDDRGMRVARELSD is encoded by the coding sequence ATGCTGCCGGAGCAATTGCTCCAAGGGGAGGTCGAGGTGCATCGCTGGTTCATCAGTTATCACTCGCCGGAACGCCCGCTTGCGGAACGCATCAAGCAAGGGATTGAAACGCACGATGCGACTGCCAGCATTTTCTTTGCCCCGGCAAGTATGAGGGCTGGAGGATTCTGGACCAACCAGCTTGCCCAGGAGATCGCGACCTCAACTGTTTTTGTTCTGGTCCTGGGAGAATGCGGAATTGGGCCATGGCAAGTGCTGGAATATGGTGAAGCGCTCGATCGGAAGGTAGCGCACGACGATTTGCCGATTATCGTCCTGCTGCAGGAAGGACAGACCGCGCCGGGACTGCCGTTTCTGCGAAGACTGCACTGGATTGTGAGTGCGGATCTATCGTCTGCAGCCACAATAGCGCTCCTGTTTAGAGCAGCCGCGAACTCCACCGAAACTCCGCAAGCCCTCTGGCGTTACACTTCCCCATATCGGGGTCTCTCCGCGATGGAGCAAAAGGATAGCGATTATTTCTTTGGCCGTGCCAAGGAAACCACTCAAGTCCTTCGATCTCTGCACAATTATCCGGACAAAGTACCAATTCTGCTCGGTAACTCTGGCGTTGGAAAGTCGTCTGTAGCCCAGGCGGGGGTGCTCGCTGCGATGGTCAGACAGCGGTGGCCCGAGGAGAGTGCCGAAGCCTGGCCAGCCAGCTTCAGCAACAGCCGGCGCTGGTGCGTCTTGTCGTTTCGGCCGGGTGCGACGCCGATCAAATCGCTGGTCGAAGCATTCCTGGCAACCTGGCAGCTCGATGGCACAACCACCGAATGGCCTGACCGCCGGAAGCTGTGGATCGAGAAGCTGCTTGAAGAGAAACTCGATTTGCAGGACCTGATCGATCAGACCTGCCGCCGGTATGTCGAATTGAACCAGGTCCCACCTGCGTCCTTCTTTCTCTACGTCGATCAGGGTGAAGAACTATACCTGCGTTCGGACCCCAACCAGCGTCAGTGCTTCTCGAAATTGCTGGAACGGGGAGTCGCCGACGGCCGCATCCGTGCGCTCATGAGCATGAGATCGGATTTCCTCGGCGAACTGCAGAGCGACGCGCCGCTGTACCGGGCTCATATTCAGATCAATGTTCCCCCTCTCCGCGAAGATCAGCTTCTTCAGGTGGTGGGCGGTCCGGCCAAATTGCTGTCCGCACGCTTCGAGAGCGATACCCTGGCCGATGACCTGGCAAAGCGCGCTGCCGACGATTCGATCAAGGATGCCGGCGCCTTGCCGCTTCTGTCATACTTGCTCGACGGAATGTGGAAGCAGATGGTTGAGCGCGGCGACGGGATCCTCCGGCTTCCGCACCAGTCGATCGATCTGGGACGGGTATTGGTCGATCGCGCCAATCTGTTTATTTCGTCCAATCCAGAGTCGGAAAACGCGTTACGTCGGATCTTTACACTCCGGCTTGCAACAGTTCGCGAAGACGGTGAACCAACCCGCAGGCGCGCGTCCCGTTCTGAATTCTCGGATGCCGAATGGCGCCTGGTTACTCAACTTGCAAACGATCCATATCGTCTATTGAGCACCTTTACCCCGGAAATGACGACGACTGCGTCGGAGCCGCAGGATGGGGAGCGCATTCCTGGCAGGACGTTCTACGCTGAAGTCGCTCACGAAGCGATTTTCCGGAGATGGGACAAGCTTCGCTCGTGGATTTCATCGGAACGAGAGTTCCTGACATGGCGGACGGGGCTTGAACTGGCTCGTCGCGCATGGGATTCCGCGCCCTCCGACTCCAAGGATGAAGCTCTGCTGCTTGGCTTGGCTCTGAAGCAGGCCCTCACCTGGTTAGCCAGCCGCGCGGAGGATATTCCGGTCAAGGACCGCGAGTTCATCACCCGTAGCCGAAGCTCGCTGAGATCACGAAGGCTTCGTACGCAAGCGGCACTTGTTGCGACAGTCGCCCTGATCCTTTCGGCGGTCGGATTATGGGAATACGGCAGGAGCGAGTACCTTACGGCGATCAAGGAGGCATACTTTCGATTTGCGAAAGCCTCTGCCAAGTCAGATCAGCAAGTCCTCGCGCTGGGCCGAGGGCAGCCATTTGCGGACTGCATTGGTTGCCCGGAGATGGTCGCGATCCCGGTCGAGCCGTTCCTGATGGGGGCGCCCGGAACGCAAGGACTTGCTCGTGAACGTCCCCAACACCGGGTATCTCTAACCAAGCCGTTCGCCGTCTCCACGAATGAGATCACCTTCGACGAATGGAATCTCTGTGTTGCGAACGGTGACTGCGAAGCGCGCCATGCCGCATGGGAAGACGGCAATCGGCCGGTCATCAACATTACCTGGAATGACGCGAAGCAATACACCGGTTGGCTTTCGAGAGTGACCAGGCAGCGTTATCGATTGCTCTCGGAGGCCGAATGGGAATACAGCGCGCGCGCCGGGGGACAAGGCCTCTATTCCTTCGGCAACGACGACGACGCGCTTCTGAAGCAATATGCTTGGTATGATGCCAATTCGGACGGGCGCACCAATCCCGCTGGCAGCAAAAAGGCCAATGCCTTCGGCCTGCACGACATGCATGGAAATGTCGCCGAATGGGTCGAGGATTGTGCCTTCTATGAATACTCCACGAAGGAACCGGATGGCTCGCCATGGGTGGCGGCGAACTGCGGCAAGCGAGTGATACGAGGAGGATCCTGGCGCTACGGACCGTTTGCGCTCAGGTCGGCGGCACGAGATTCCGCAGGGATCGACACGTTCGATGACGATCGCGGGATGCGAGTCGCGCGTGAACTGTCGGATTGA
- a CDS encoding alanyl-tRNA editing protein, whose protein sequence is MSRAFYHDHPDILQLEAEVRDARHGAVLVERSPFFPGGGGQLPDQGVLRWSGGVLPITGLERDERGLWHLFAGEALPSGNVTLEVEPAFRALMCELHTLAHVVNALVYTQFGGALLTGAQLNADATFRVDFDLPGADNGTLRALEAPLNEVIRRDLPVHSVFMPHDEAQAVPGLFRSKAVAPPAGEDGLVRIVEILDLDRQACGGTHLASTGRARPARIVKIDNKGRQNRRIKVAV, encoded by the coding sequence ATGTCGCGTGCCTTCTATCACGATCATCCTGACATCCTGCAGCTCGAAGCCGAGGTGCGCGACGCACGGCACGGCGCCGTCCTCGTCGAACGCTCGCCGTTCTTTCCCGGAGGGGGCGGGCAGCTTCCGGACCAGGGTGTCCTGAGATGGTCCGGCGGCGTGCTGCCCATCACCGGCCTTGAGCGCGACGAACGCGGCCTGTGGCATCTGTTTGCCGGCGAAGCCCTGCCCTCCGGCAACGTGACGCTCGAGGTCGAGCCGGCATTTCGCGCCCTGATGTGCGAACTGCACACGCTGGCCCATGTCGTCAATGCACTCGTCTACACGCAGTTTGGCGGCGCCCTTCTCACCGGCGCCCAGCTCAACGCCGATGCCACGTTCCGCGTCGATTTCGATCTGCCGGGAGCCGACAATGGCACGCTGCGGGCGCTCGAGGCGCCGCTGAACGAGGTCATTCGGCGGGATCTTCCGGTGCACAGCGTCTTCATGCCACACGACGAAGCGCAGGCCGTGCCCGGCCTGTTCCGCAGCAAGGCCGTCGCCCCGCCGGCCGGGGAGGATGGACTCGTTCGCATCGTCGAGATCCTCGACCTTGATCGCCAGGCCTGCGGCGGGACGCATCTGGCGTCGACCGGGCGCGCGCGACCCGCGCGTATCGTCAAGATCGACAACAAGGGCCGCCAGAATCGCCGGATCAAGGTTGCGGTCTGA
- a CDS encoding TetR/AcrR family transcriptional regulator, with protein sequence MASGTTLKLKQQRSRDRREQILSAATKLFGQRGIDGTSLTEIAALAKVPLSSIYDYFEDKRALVLDVPEGNFEALYQKTEPLLVKGGDPVEQLRIIFLTNFQYIKDNPGWGRVFFLEIWPSVLAAEPRVKKAVDKYALRYVQLIKQAIRAGTYRRNLDPYTAMSLMMGGMCHLTAVWLLYGRKYDLVKKGKTLFTTLHNGFVQR encoded by the coding sequence GTGGCTTCGGGGACGACGCTCAAGCTCAAGCAACAACGCAGCCGCGACCGGCGCGAGCAGATCCTCTCGGCAGCGACCAAGCTGTTCGGCCAGAGGGGCATCGACGGCACCTCGCTCACCGAGATCGCTGCCTTGGCGAAAGTACCGCTCTCCAGCATCTATGACTATTTCGAGGACAAGCGCGCGCTGGTGCTCGATGTGCCCGAAGGCAATTTCGAAGCGCTGTATCAGAAAACCGAACCGCTGCTGGTGAAGGGCGGCGACCCCGTCGAGCAGCTTCGCATCATCTTCCTGACCAACTTCCAGTACATCAAGGACAACCCGGGCTGGGGCCGCGTGTTCTTCCTGGAGATATGGCCAAGCGTCCTTGCCGCCGAGCCGCGGGTGAAGAAGGCGGTCGACAAATATGCGCTGCGCTATGTGCAGCTGATCAAGCAGGCGATCCGCGCGGGCACCTATCGCCGCAATCTCGATCCCTACACCGCGATGTCGCTGATGATGGGCGGCATGTGTCACTTGACCGCGGTCTGGCTGCTGTACGGCCGCAAATACGATCTGGTGAAGAAGGGCAAGACGCTGTTCACCACGCTGCACAACGGGTTTGTTCAGCGTTAG
- a CDS encoding OpgC domain-containing protein encodes MDVKAVLPPRGRDYRLDLLRGFANWAIYLDHIPNNAVNWITQKNFGFSDAADLFVFISGYTASFVYARTMLERGTVIGATRLIKRAWQIYVAHVLLFVIYIAEIGYLAQRYHDPNLENEFNVAGFMQNPAETLYQGLILAFKPVNMDVLPLYIALMLVYPLVLWAMLRKLNLTLAASFLLYLAARHFGWNLPAYPGGSWYFNPFCWQFLFVFGGWFALGGASESITFIRSRAFLWLGGAYLLFALVMTLAGRFPELGQAMPAWLYDAFNPNDKTNLAPYRVLHFVVLAFFVTRFLPREWPGYEWPIFRPIIKCGQQSLEVFCSGVFLAVVAHVVLVEVSGSLWMQILVSAIGIVLMTVLAYYRSWSKKVDKAPKPPAAAQAQAPAAAKPAE; translated from the coding sequence ATGGACGTCAAGGCCGTTCTGCCGCCGCGTGGCCGCGACTATCGCCTCGATCTGCTACGCGGCTTCGCCAACTGGGCGATCTATCTCGATCACATCCCGAACAACGCGGTGAACTGGATCACCCAGAAGAATTTCGGCTTCAGCGACGCGGCCGATCTGTTCGTGTTCATCTCCGGCTACACCGCATCCTTCGTCTATGCGCGGACGATGCTCGAGCGCGGGACCGTGATCGGCGCCACCCGACTGATCAAGCGGGCCTGGCAGATCTACGTCGCGCATGTCCTGCTGTTCGTGATCTACATCGCCGAGATCGGCTATCTCGCCCAGCGCTACCACGACCCCAACCTGGAGAACGAGTTCAACGTCGCGGGCTTCATGCAGAACCCGGCCGAGACGCTCTATCAAGGCCTGATCCTGGCGTTCAAGCCGGTCAACATGGACGTTCTGCCGCTCTACATCGCGCTGATGCTGGTCTATCCGCTGGTACTGTGGGCGATGCTGCGGAAGCTCAATCTGACGCTGGCGGCCTCGTTCCTGCTCTATCTCGCCGCGCGCCATTTCGGCTGGAATCTGCCGGCCTATCCAGGCGGCTCATGGTACTTCAACCCGTTCTGCTGGCAGTTCCTGTTCGTGTTCGGCGGCTGGTTCGCGCTCGGCGGCGCAAGCGAATCGATCACATTCATCCGCTCGCGCGCCTTCCTCTGGCTCGGCGGCGCCTATCTGTTGTTCGCGCTGGTCATGACGCTGGCGGGCCGTTTCCCGGAGCTGGGCCAGGCGATGCCGGCCTGGCTCTATGACGCCTTCAACCCGAACGACAAGACCAACCTCGCGCCCTATCGCGTGCTTCACTTCGTGGTGCTGGCCTTCTTCGTCACGCGCTTCCTGCCGCGCGAATGGCCCGGATATGAATGGCCGATATTCCGGCCGATCATCAAATGCGGCCAGCAGTCGCTCGAGGTGTTCTGCTCGGGCGTGTTCCTTGCCGTGGTCGCGCATGTGGTGCTGGTCGAGGTCTCGGGCAGCCTCTGGATGCAGATCCTGGTCAGCGCGATCGGCATCGTGCTGATGACCGTGCTCGCCTATTACCGCTCCTGGTCGAAGAAGGTCGACAAGGCGCCGAAGCCGCCCGCGGCCGCGCAGGCGCAGGCGCCGGCGGCCGCGAAGCCGGCGGAATAG
- a CDS encoding MFS transporter: protein MTESIVDAVAPSVAATGAVSPRKVFWATWFGWMLDGFDSSMYGYILVSALSELLPASGIEPSKANIGIYGGLLFSIFMLGWACSMVWGWAADRYGRVRIMCWTVLVYSLFTALSGLATGIVMFALFRFVAGFGIGGEWAAGTPLLQESVPENTRVRLAGWLHTATPTGLFLAAAVTLVIGSTLGWRGMFLLGILPALLIAYLRSNIPEPEGSASRERPSVSALFAGDQARTTWAAALMMACIIFGLWSSNFWAPTVISTKLVAAGATPAHAQEMGAVAGLITNVGTLIGCLLVPWITGWLGSRRRTAVLFFIGGLISVVVCYEVAIEWLDSLVLFMALLPVLGFFTNGVFGLFTIWLPEMFPSALRGSGSGFAFSMGRVLGAAGPTLIGVLAARTGSFPLAISMLSLIYLIGLPLIRLAPETAGKPLAK from the coding sequence ATGACTGAGAGCATCGTTGATGCCGTTGCGCCGTCGGTGGCGGCGACTGGTGCGGTGTCGCCGCGAAAGGTGTTTTGGGCGACTTGGTTCGGCTGGATGCTCGATGGCTTCGATTCTTCCATGTACGGCTACATCCTGGTCAGCGCGCTGAGCGAGCTGTTGCCCGCCAGCGGCATCGAGCCGAGCAAGGCCAATATCGGCATCTATGGCGGGCTGCTGTTCTCGATCTTCATGCTGGGCTGGGCCTGCTCGATGGTCTGGGGCTGGGCCGCGGACCGTTACGGGCGCGTCAGGATCATGTGCTGGACGGTGCTGGTCTACTCGCTGTTCACGGCGCTAAGCGGCCTTGCGACCGGGATCGTGATGTTCGCATTGTTTCGCTTCGTTGCCGGTTTCGGCATCGGCGGTGAATGGGCTGCGGGCACGCCGCTGCTGCAGGAATCCGTGCCGGAGAATACGCGGGTGCGGCTCGCGGGCTGGCTGCACACGGCCACGCCGACCGGATTGTTCCTCGCCGCTGCCGTGACGCTCGTGATCGGCAGCACGCTCGGCTGGCGCGGCATGTTCCTGCTCGGCATCCTGCCGGCGCTGCTGATTGCGTATCTGCGCAGCAACATTCCCGAACCCGAGGGCAGCGCGTCGCGCGAGCGGCCTTCGGTCTCGGCCCTGTTTGCGGGAGATCAGGCGCGCACCACCTGGGCGGCTGCGCTGATGATGGCCTGCATCATCTTCGGCCTGTGGTCGTCGAACTTCTGGGCGCCGACCGTGATTTCGACCAAGCTGGTCGCGGCGGGGGCGACGCCGGCGCATGCGCAGGAGATGGGGGCGGTTGCCGGGCTGATCACCAATGTCGGCACGCTGATCGGCTGCCTTCTTGTGCCATGGATCACCGGCTGGCTTGGCAGCCGGCGCCGCACCGCGGTGCTGTTCTTCATCGGCGGGCTGATCTCGGTCGTGGTCTGCTATGAAGTCGCGATCGAATGGCTCGATAGTCTGGTGCTGTTCATGGCTTTGCTCCCGGTGCTCGGCTTCTTCACCAATGGCGTGTTCGGCCTGTTCACGATCTGGCTGCCGGAGATGTTTCCATCCGCGCTGCGCGGCTCGGGTTCCGGTTTCGCCTTCAGCATGGGCCGCGTGCTCGGCGCCGCCGGCCCGACCCTGATCGGCGTGCTCGCCGCTCGCACCGGAAGTTTCCCGCTGGCGATATCGATGCTGTCGCTGATCTATCTGATCGGTCTGCCGTTGATCCGGCTCGCGCCGGAGACGGCCGGCAAGCCGCTCGCCAAATAG
- a CDS encoding acyl-CoA dehydrogenase family protein yields MHFELPDDLRVLQGRVRDFVRSELKPHDAAIEATGEVPESAMAGLRRMGLFGTNTPRQFGGLGLSMLGSCLAIEELAKAHTAFYYLSGVNVHIGSKAIEFFALPAVRDRYLPELASGRMIGAFALTEPNTGSDVARIQTRARRDGDHYVLDGRKTYITNAPVAGVFTVFATLDPSAGAKGIAAFIVDAKTPGISIGRLVEMAAGRGSDHAEVIFEGCRVPRENLLGQEGGGFAIAMRCLDAGRTHWGAYCVGAASQLLDYALEHVSERETFGRKLRDHQGIEWQIADMASALHAARLVAYEAAWRYDQSDAAARTAAAALSKYTGADMVQRLADMTMQLFGGAGYSRDLPIERIWRETRVVRILDGTSEIMRQIIARNAFRNHERRNAPI; encoded by the coding sequence ATGCATTTCGAGCTTCCCGACGACCTCCGCGTTCTGCAAGGCCGGGTGCGCGACTTCGTGCGCAGCGAGCTCAAGCCCCACGATGCCGCGATCGAGGCAACCGGCGAGGTGCCGGAGAGCGCGATGGCCGGCCTGCGCAGGATGGGATTGTTCGGCACCAACACGCCCAGGCAATTCGGCGGGCTCGGCCTCTCGATGCTCGGCAGCTGCCTTGCGATCGAGGAGCTCGCCAAGGCGCACACCGCCTTCTACTATCTGAGCGGGGTGAATGTTCATATCGGCTCGAAGGCGATCGAGTTCTTCGCGCTGCCTGCGGTTCGCGACCGGTATCTGCCCGAGCTCGCCAGTGGGCGGATGATCGGCGCCTTCGCGCTGACCGAGCCGAACACCGGATCGGATGTCGCCCGCATCCAGACCAGGGCGCGGCGGGACGGCGATCATTACGTGCTCGACGGCCGCAAGACCTACATCACCAATGCGCCGGTCGCCGGCGTCTTTACGGTGTTCGCCACGCTCGACCCTTCCGCCGGCGCGAAGGGCATCGCGGCGTTTATCGTGGACGCGAAGACGCCGGGCATCTCCATCGGCCGCCTGGTCGAGATGGCCGCCGGCCGCGGCTCTGATCATGCCGAGGTGATCTTCGAGGGCTGCCGCGTTCCGCGCGAAAACCTGCTCGGCCAGGAGGGTGGAGGATTCGCCATCGCGATGCGGTGCCTGGATGCCGGGCGCACGCATTGGGGTGCCTATTGCGTCGGCGCAGCGAGCCAGCTGCTGGACTACGCGCTCGAACATGTCTCGGAGCGCGAAACGTTCGGACGCAAGCTGCGCGACCACCAGGGCATCGAGTGGCAGATTGCCGACATGGCGAGCGCGCTGCATGCCGCGCGCCTTGTCGCCTATGAGGCGGCCTGGCGTTATGACCAGAGCGACGCCGCCGCCCGCACCGCCGCCGCGGCGCTGTCCAAATATACCGGCGCCGACATGGTGCAGCGGCTGGCCGACATGACCATGCAGCTGTTCGGTGGTGCCGGTTATTCCAGGGACCTGCCGATCGAGCGCATCTGGCGGGAAACGCGGGTGGTCCGCATTCTGGATGGCACATCGGAGATCATGCGGCAGATCATCGCCCGCAACGCGTTCCGCAACCATGAACGGCGGAACGCGCCAATCTGA
- a CDS encoding asparaginase — protein MTLHSLRSARSVRIIVGLAAALVIGLASPAIAQQSPAGGALARVLVLGTGGTIAGQANARAGNAYDSGKVSAANLIAAIPGIDKLAQISAEQISSIGSQDMNDKVWFDLVKRIRTAIDNKEVDGVVITHGTDTMEETAFFLQNVLDTDMPVVLVGSMRPSTAIGADGPANLYEAMRVASAPESRGRGVLVVLNDTIHAARWVQKTNTTSVETFRSPDAGPVGYVDTGSLRFLQPAAPVKTAKLKLPDAPPLPRVDIIYSHANMDAAEVEDAVKRGAKGIVLAGVGDGNSSKGAIDALAAAAKQGVMVVRSTRVGSGYVNRNVEVEDDKLGFAVALDLNPQKARVLLQLLIANGVTESAAVQQAFAR, from the coding sequence ATGACGCTGCACTCGCTTCGATCGGCTCGTTCCGTACGCATCATCGTTGGCCTTGCCGCAGCCCTCGTGATCGGGCTCGCGTCGCCGGCCATCGCCCAGCAGTCGCCCGCCGGCGGCGCGCTGGCCCGCGTGCTCGTACTCGGCACCGGCGGCACCATCGCGGGCCAGGCCAATGCACGCGCCGGCAATGCCTATGATTCGGGCAAGGTCAGCGCGGCGAACCTGATCGCCGCCATTCCGGGGATCGACAAGCTCGCCCAGATCTCGGCCGAGCAGATCTCGTCGATCGGCTCGCAGGACATGAATGACAAGGTCTGGTTCGATCTCGTCAAGCGCATCCGCACCGCGATCGACAACAAGGAAGTCGACGGCGTCGTCATCACGCATGGCACCGACACGATGGAGGAGACGGCGTTCTTCCTGCAAAACGTGCTGGATACCGACATGCCGGTCGTGCTGGTCGGATCGATGCGGCCATCCACTGCGATCGGGGCTGATGGTCCGGCCAATCTGTACGAGGCGATGCGGGTCGCATCGGCGCCGGAATCTCGCGGCCGCGGCGTGCTCGTGGTGCTCAACGACACCATCCATGCCGCGCGCTGGGTGCAGAAGACCAATACCACCAGCGTCGAGACGTTCCGTTCCCCGGATGCCGGTCCGGTCGGTTATGTCGACACCGGCTCGCTGCGCTTTCTGCAACCGGCCGCACCGGTCAAAACTGCCAAGCTGAAGCTGCCGGACGCGCCGCCCTTGCCGCGGGTCGACATCATCTATTCGCACGCCAACATGGATGCCGCGGAGGTCGAGGATGCGGTCAAGCGCGGCGCCAAGGGCATCGTGCTGGCCGGCGTCGGTGACGGCAATTCATCGAAGGGCGCGATCGATGCGCTGGCGGCCGCGGCGAAGCAGGGTGTCATGGTGGTGCGTTCGACCCGCGTCGGCTCGGGCTATGTCAACCGCAACGTCGAGGTCGAGGACGACAAGCTCGGCTTTGCGGTCGCGCTCGATCTCAATCCGCAGAAGGCGCGCGTGCTACTCCAGCTCCTGATCGCCAACGGCGTCACCGAGTCCGCGGCGGTTCAACAGGCGTTCGCGCGGTAG